A window of Sulfurimonas gotlandica GD1 contains these coding sequences:
- a CDS encoding DUF3050 domain-containing protein, with translation MTTFPLENVKKLRKELAAHPVYAAVTDMQDLTIFMQHHSYAVWDFMSLVKYLQNVIAPASTPWLPFGDAQVQRFINDIVLAEESDEGIPLEDGTTTYTSHFNLYAQAMEEVKTGSSDFIREFVSKVASDSLRAAKQTTSIPLPAKEFMQTTFSFIDSDKPHVIAAAFALGREHIIPEMFRSLLDKMNISRAEAGVFHYYLDRHIELDGDHHGPMSMRMLELLCENDETKVAQAEAAALDAIKARIKFWDGVLLAIESNKKE, from the coding sequence TTGACAACTTTCCCACTTGAAAATGTGAAAAAATTAAGAAAAGAACTTGCAGCCCACCCTGTGTATGCTGCTGTTACAGATATGCAAGATTTAACAATCTTCATGCAACATCATAGTTACGCTGTTTGGGACTTTATGTCATTGGTAAAATATTTACAAAATGTTATTGCTCCAGCAAGTACACCTTGGCTCCCATTTGGTGATGCACAAGTGCAACGTTTTATTAACGACATCGTTCTTGCAGAAGAATCAGATGAAGGTATCCCACTTGAAGATGGGACAACAACATATACAAGCCATTTTAATTTATATGCACAAGCTATGGAAGAGGTTAAAACTGGAAGTAGTGATTTTATTAGAGAGTTTGTTTCTAAAGTCGCTTCTGACTCTTTACGCGCAGCAAAACAAACAACATCTATACCTTTGCCAGCAAAAGAGTTTATGCAAACAACATTTAGCTTTATAGATAGTGATAAACCACATGTTATAGCCGCCGCATTTGCTTTAGGAAGAGAACATATTATCCCAGAAATGTTTCGTTCTCTTCTTGATAAAATGAATATATCCAGAGCAGAAGCTGGAGTATTTCATTACTATTTAGACCGTCATATAGAACTTGATGGAGACCATCATGGCCCAATGTCTATGCGAATGTTAGAATTATTATGTGAAAATGATGAAACTAAGGTTGCCCAAGCAGAAGCTGCTGCCCTAGATGCGATAAAAGCCCGAATTAAATTTTGGGATGGTGTATTATTGGCGATAGAGAGTAATAAGAAAGAATAG
- a CDS encoding response regulator transcription factor — MTATIENFNDISHLLRKNANLLIAEDNKDIREQLHRSVDKFFPNVFVASDGQEALEIFLKEDINILLTDINMPRMNGVELVENILSVNEDIFIIVLSAHNNSDMLIELINLGVNNFLPKPIDMAMMAKFFYNACLQLKSTLKLKDDTLTLEELEKLEELQILLEDELIDYSRIDSLGSVQ; from the coding sequence ATGACTGCAACTATAGAAAACTTTAATGATATTTCACATTTATTGAGAAAGAATGCTAATTTACTTATAGCTGAAGATAATAAAGATATAAGAGAGCAGCTTCACAGATCTGTTGATAAATTTTTTCCAAATGTATTTGTTGCATCTGATGGCCAAGAGGCATTAGAGATTTTCTTAAAAGAAGATATTAATATTTTACTCACAGATATAAATATGCCTAGGATGAATGGAGTAGAGCTTGTAGAAAATATTTTATCAGTTAATGAAGATATCTTTATTATAGTCTTATCTGCCCATAACAATTCAGATATGCTTATCGAACTTATAAATTTAGGTGTAAATAATTTTTTGCCAAAGCCAATAGATATGGCGATGATGGCAAAGTTCTTTTACAATGCTTGCTTACAGTTAAAAAGCACTTTAAAACTAAAAGATGACACACTTACACTAGAAGAACTAGAAAAACTAGAAGAACTACAGATTCTTTTAGAGGATGAGTTGATAGATTATTCAAGGATAGATAGTCTCGGTAGTGTTCAATAA
- a CDS encoding bifunctional diguanylate cyclase/phosphodiesterase codes for MRVLSFQKLDIYGNITYINQKFCDISGYKKEYLIGKKHNILRHPKNSSSLYKEIWNTIKIENRTWHGTIMNKDKYDNSFYMDTMIKPIFDTQKNVIEYISLQHDISDVISPRRLLNDFINNSVEPMVVMMEIEHFGDIEKYYGIEISEKIEKKFETDFFDLLPNHCEFDKIYSSGYGVYALAQDKTKSTYTTNEIIANIHILQNDILNTTLHIDMFEYDISVVISMAYGEDALLNARHGLMYLKNNNKRFTLANGLSKEESRKSQKNLEILTMIRKAINSLNIVSLFQPIINNKTKNVEKYESLVRLIDENGKVISPFYFLDTAKKGQYYSQITSIVLDNSFLALNNTDADISINLSILDIEKKATREKIYSLLEKHNKHLHRLVFELLEDEAVKDFDLVKSFIHNVKTMGVKIAIDDFGVGYSNFERLLEYQPDILKIDGSLIKNIDKNPLSFNIVETIVAFAKKEHILTVAEYVENEDIFNILNDLGIDYSQGYYFGKPSAL; via the coding sequence ATGAGAGTGCTGTCGTTTCAAAAACTTGACATTTATGGAAATATCACTTATATAAATCAAAAGTTTTGTGATATATCTGGATATAAGAAAGAATATTTAATAGGAAAAAAACATAATATATTAAGACATCCTAAAAACAGTTCTTCTCTTTATAAAGAGATCTGGAATACTATAAAAATAGAAAATAGAACATGGCATGGTACCATTATGAATAAAGACAAATACGATAATAGTTTCTATATGGATACAATGATAAAACCAATATTTGATACTCAGAAAAATGTAATAGAATATATATCATTACAACATGATATTAGTGATGTTATATCTCCTAGACGACTATTAAATGACTTCATTAACAATTCTGTTGAACCCATGGTTGTGATGATGGAAATAGAACATTTTGGCGATATTGAAAAGTACTATGGAATTGAGATATCCGAAAAAATAGAAAAAAAGTTTGAAACTGATTTTTTTGATCTTTTACCAAATCATTGTGAATTTGATAAAATATACTCATCAGGTTATGGGGTATATGCCTTGGCTCAAGATAAAACAAAATCTACGTATACTACAAATGAAATAATTGCCAACATACATATACTACAAAATGATATATTAAATACTACACTTCATATCGATATGTTTGAATATGATATATCTGTTGTGATTAGTATGGCATATGGTGAAGATGCTCTTTTAAATGCACGACATGGATTGATGTATTTAAAAAATAATAACAAACGTTTTACTTTAGCAAATGGCCTTAGTAAAGAAGAATCTCGAAAATCTCAAAAAAACCTTGAAATTCTAACCATGATAAGAAAAGCTATTAATAGTTTAAATATAGTCTCTCTCTTTCAACCTATTATAAATAACAAAACTAAAAATGTTGAGAAGTATGAATCTTTAGTGAGACTTATTGATGAAAATGGAAAAGTAATAAGTCCTTTTTATTTCTTAGATACAGCAAAAAAGGGACAATACTATTCTCAAATCACATCGATTGTTTTAGATAATTCTTTTTTAGCACTCAATAATACAGATGCAGATATATCAATAAATTTATCAATTTTAGATATAGAAAAAAAAGCTACAAGAGAAAAGATATACTCACTTTTAGAAAAACATAATAAGCATCTACATAGGCTAGTATTTGAATTATTAGAAGATGAAGCAGTTAAAGATTTTGATTTAGTTAAGTCTTTCATACATAATGTTAAAACAATGGGAGTTAAGATAGCTATAGACGATTTTGGTGTTGGTTATTCAAACTTTGAAAGACTTCTCGAGTATCAACCAGATATCTTAAAAATAGATGGTAGTTTAATTAAAAATATAGATAAGAATCCTCTTAGTTTCAATATAGTAGAGACTATTGTAGCTTTCGCCAAAAAAGAACATATTCTGACAGTAGCAGAATATGTTGAGAATGAAGATATCTTTAATATCTTAAATGACTTAGGGATTGATTATTCTCAAGGATACTACTTTGGCAAACCTAGTGCTTTATAA